In Ignavibacteriales bacterium, the genomic stretch ATTCGATAATTTTTGTACAAAGAAGAACATCATATTTGCGGTTAAGAAAATCATAAATAACATTTTCCAATTGAAGCGGTTTCATCTGTCCATGTGCGATTCCAATTTTTATCTCGGGAATATATTTGTTCAGATAGTCGGCTATTTTATTTATTGATTGCACTCTATCGTGAACAAAGTAAACCTGTCCGGCGCGTTTTAATTCGTTCATTATCCATTCTCTAACTTTTTGAACATCAAAAGTTTGAACCAGAGTATAGATTGGTTGGCGGTTGGGCGGAGGTGTTGCAATGATTGATAGATCTCTTGCACCAAGCAATGAAAGATTAAGAGTTCTTGGAATCGGTGTTGCAGTTAAGGTAAGAGTATCAACATTCACTCTAAAATTTTTCAATTTCTCTTTTGCCATTACTCCAAATCGATGCTCTTCATCTATTATTAAAAGACCGAGATCTTTGAACTGTACATCCTTTGAAAGCAAACGGTGTGTTCCGATGATTACATCAACTTTACCTTCTCCTAATTCTTTTACAACATCTTTTTGTTTTGCTTTACCATGAAATCGCGAAAGTACTTCAACCTTAACCGGGAATTGTGAAAGCCTATCCTTGAATGTATTCAAATGCTGTTCGGCAAGGATTGTAGTTGGTACAAGCAAGGCAGTTTGCTTTCCATCGTTTGCCGCTTTAAAAGCCGCACGAACCGCAATTTCTGTTTTTCCAAATCCAACATCACCGCATACAAGCCGGTCCATGGGACTTTTGGATTCCATATCATTCTTTACTTCGTCACTTACTTTGGATTGATCTGGAGTATCCTCATAGATGAATGAAGCTTCCAACTCTTTTTGCCAGATAGTATCAGCACTAAATGTAAAACCTTGTGATGCTTTTCGTTTGGCATATAGTTGAATAAGTTCGCGTGCAGCTTCTTTTATTTTCTTCTTAACTTTCTTTTTTGTTGAATCCCATTCGCCGCTGCTAAGTGAATTTAATTTTGGTTCTTCACCTTCTTTAGAAGAGAATTTTTTTACAAGATTGAAATAGTTTAGATTGACATAAACAATTCCACCTTCAGCATAGAGAATTTTTATGCTTTCCTGGCTTACTTCACCGATTTTAATTGTTTCAAGTCCAACGTACTGTCCAATTCCAAAATTTTCGTGAACAACAAAATCTCCTTTTTTAATAGAAGCAAAATCTTTTGTTCTTGATTTCTTTTCTCTTTGAATAGAAGAAATTTTTGATCGGTACGGTTTGTTGAAAATCTGGTAATCAGTAAGCACAAGCAATTTTTCGTTACGTAAGATGAATCCCTTTCTTAATGCCAGCGTTTCTATTTTAACTTTTCCAGTTTCAATCAGTTCGGCAAGCTCTTCTTTGTAATCTGCAAGCAAGTCATATAATCGCTTCGATTGAAACTCATTCTCGGATGTAATTATGATTTTATAATCTTTATTTGAAAAATCCTGTAGTGTATTAAACAACCGATCAAAGTTGGAATTTATGGTTGGCGGTTCTGTTATATTCAGATTTATTTTTTCAACTACATCATCAAACGGATTTTCTATCAGCCATCTTGCTCTCTTCTTTAAGAGCGAGCTGAGATCGGTGCTTTCTTTAAGGTTATTCCTTTTTCCATCATCAATTTTAATTTCTGCTGGTTTAATATTGCCAAGCAGTTCTTGTGCAAGTTCAATATCTTCAATTACAATTCCATCAAAAGCCGATGGTAAGACTATTTCGGTTTTTTTGAAAAGAGAATTCAAATCGTACTTATTTGCAATAACCAGTGGATTGTCTAAATAATCAAATATGTCTGAAGTAAAAATTGTTTCCGCATTTTCAAAATTACCTGCAAGTGAAACAACTTCTGTTTTATCTGCGGAGCGCTGACTTTCAGAATCAAAGTGGCGTATCGATTCGATGAAGTCGCCATCAAACTCTATTCTGCAAGGATTCGCTTCGCTATACGACCAAAAATCTACGATGGAACCACGAATTGCATAATCGCCAACTCCTTCAACAAATTTTGTTTTCTGATAATTTAATAGGTTGAGGTATTCTATCAGTTCATCATATGTAATTCCTCCGCCAAGTTGAATTTTAGTTGTTCGATTATCTAATTGATTTTTAGCGGGAAGGGATACTTTTATAATTTCATAAGTCGAAAGCAGAATAAACTTTTTTTTATTACTGATAAGAGTCAACTTTTCCTGGAGCGAATCAATTTTATTATCTTCAACCGATACTAAATAATTACCGCAGCCAAGAAGCTCCAGTTCTACTTTTATTTCATTTACAGTTTGAACATCGGGGAGAAGGAGAAGTATTTGGTCCTCCTTTTCATTGAAAAACTTAACAAGTATTGTTTTTAAGGAACCAGAAAGTGGAGAAATGTAGTTGAGTTTTTCTTTCTTTGAAATCAGTAATTTATTTATTCCTTCGGATGATTCTAATAGTTTTAGCAGGGACATATTCAATCTTTCTTTTTAAAATAAATATACCAAACCACCTCCACCAGGTGGCAAATAAATTATTTGTCTCATTCAAATGGATAGACAAATAATCTCTAACAGAAAAATATAGTTTTAATATGAAAGATTCTTGGACTAAATCCATCTTATTCAAGTTGTCTGAATTTTTTAAAAAACAGTTAGTTATTGCTCTCCAGGTTAGTTCTAAAAAAAGCTCACATACTAAATGTGAGCTTTATAGAGATTGAGATTATGTTAGGGGAAAAGTTTAATCAATTTTAACTGGTTACTTAGCTTTCTTTAAGTAGATATTTCCATTTACAGTTTCTATAACCACCTTGTTTTTTGCACCATTAAGGTTAGCTTTTCCGTAAATATATTTTCTGTCTGAACCTTTGGTTTCATCCCACTTTTTTGTTTTTTCTTTTGATAAATCAAAATCGCTGATTATATCATAATTGGTTTTATTGTTTCTTGTATAGGTTAAAGTAATATCAACATTCATAGAAAAATTTTCGGGAACAACTAAAGTTATATCACCGCCCATTGATTTTAGCTTAACATCATGATTTTCATTTTTAAGTTCGTCAATTAGTTTTACAGATACATCTCCACCCATTGTTGTAGCTTCAGTCCATCCATCAATCTCATCTATTTTTATATCGCCACCCATTGTAGTAGCTTTTACAAACTTCTTTGCGTTGCCTACTGTTATATCACCACCCATAGTGTGGAGTTTAGCACCAGCAGGAGCATTATCAATATTTAATTCTCCTCCCATCGTGGAAATATCAATTCCTTCGCCAGTCGATACTCCGTTTTTGTTAACTATGTTTTTATAGCTGACATCTCCTCCCATTGATTTACCTTTTATATCGCCACTAACATTTTCGATTGATACATCACCGCCCATAGTTGTTACAGAACCATCAACTGAAGAATTTGTTAATTTTATATCACCACCCATTGTGGAAAGAGATAATTTACCTTTTAGATTGCTTAGTGTTAAATCACCACCTTTAGTTTCCCCTTTTAACTCACCTTCAATTTTTTCAAGATTAATATCTCCACCCAAAGTTTGAAGATCTAAATTACATTTTTCTGGTACCTGAATTTCAAGTTTGCAATCACCATTATGATTATCATGCCCTGATTCATCAAATTTATTTGTAATTTTTATCCCACCGGAAACTTCTTCAATATTAAGTACAGAGTTCGGATCCTCTTTACCATCAACCAAAATTTTGATTGATAATTTTTCTTTATCCCAGCCAGTAATTTTTATTGAACTACCACTCATCATATTAACTTCAAGATTTTTGCCCATTCCAAGGTTATAATCCTTTTCGGCATTCCTTTCATCAGAATCAAATTGTAATCCAATGATAGGTAAACCTATTAGGTAACTTGAATAATTTAAAGAAGCAGCGGCATTGGAATTTGAATTAAGGCACATTAAGAGTGCTGCTAAAGCTATTGGAAAAATATTTTTCATAATTGCCCTGTTGATAATTTTTTATTATATAATTTTTTAATTTCAATAGTTGAATTTATTGTTTGCAGGTAGATTTTTTCTCCGCCTCCATTAAGAATATACTTTGCTCTAATTTCTCCCCGTCTGCTATCTTTTTCATAACTCTGTGTTTTAAAATCCGATTTTATTACAAGACCAGTCTCATCATCATTATTCCATAAATCAGCATCTTTAATAACGGCATCAATTTCTGCGCGTGAATTTTCAGGGACCATTAATTTAATATCACCGCTGCCGGATGTAATTCTGCTTTTACCAGTACCGCCTGGTTGAAGCTGAACAGATATATCGCCACCACCAGTGGAAGCATTTACAGATCCGGTTAATTTCTGTAATTTAATATTGCCGCCGCCGGTTTTAGCAATTATTAACCCGTTTGCACCGGTTAATGTAATATCACCGCCATAAGTATTTAGCTTTGCATTACCTGCTATATCTTTAACATATAAATCGCCGCCAAAGGTAAACAATTCCGCACTTCCCCCAATTTTTTCAATAGTAATATCCCCGCCATTTGTTTTTGCGTTAACATAATTACCAACAACACCAATTTTTATATCGCCACCATAAGTAAAAATATCTGCATCTCTGCTAACGGAATTTAAGGATAGATTTCCACCTGCACTTTTAACTATAGCATTGCCGATAACATCACCTGTAACTATATCCCCGCCAGAAGTATTTAAATTTACTTTTCCAGTTATCTTTCCGGTATGTATTTCTCCTCCATATGATAAAGCTGTTACATCACCTTCCAGCGCACCCTTTAATTTAACATCACCACTGTTGGTTTTAAGATTTAGATTAAATTTTGAAGGAACGCTAATTATAAATTTTGCATCGTCATCAGAACTCCAACCGCCATCAGTAATAGTTATAACATTACCGGATTGTTCAAAAACAATATTTTCAAATTCATTTTCATTGAATCCTCTTACATTTAAATTAACCTCGTTCTTTTCCCAAACATTCACTTCTAAATTAGCTGAGCCAGAAAGAATACTTACTTCCAATGTTCCGCCCCTGCTAACATTAAATGATTTTGATTTACTTCCCTGGTCCGTAGTAGAAGCAAAAGATAATACCGTTGAAAAAACCAGTATTGAAACTAAAGGTTTAAAAAAGACTTTCATTGCTGAACAACCTCCTGCAAAATTGATTTAGCACGTATCCGAACGTACTGATTCTCATCTTCACGACTCCTTTGTTGAAGCAATTCCAGCATTTCTTTTGAAAGATTTTTTTCGCTTATTTTGTCATCACTAAGGCTGTTGATTGCAGCAACACGCAAACCTGAGTTTTTATCATTCTTCAATACAAAAAGAAGCGCTTCAATAATATCTTCATCAACAGGAAATTTCTTTAATACTACAAGTGCTTCACGTCTTACACCGGCATTACTATCAAATTTTAATGCAGAAATAAGCGCAACTTTAACTTTTGCATCTGGTTTCTTTTTATTTTCCGTCTGTGCTGAAATTGCATTTAATGTTCTTAACCTAACTCCATCATTCTGTTCATTAACAAGAGAATGAGCAAGAACTTTTTGAATCAATTCATCGCCAATTTTTCCTTTCATCTTTACCGATTTTACCGCTTCAAAAGAAAAAGAAACTTCATTATTGCCGGATGGAGAATTATTAAACTGAAGGTTTCTGATCTTGATATCATTCCTTTCAAATGGATCAGTTTGCGATGCATTGATAAATTGCGAAGTGTCAATTACATCCGATTTGGTAAAGAGTAAATAACCGATCCCAATTCCAACTAAAACCATAACTGCGCCAGACATGGCAACTCGTATATTAGATGATAGAAATTGATTCAATCTTTCAATTGAAATTTCCCACAAGGATTTCTTCGATTGCTCAATCTGGATATTGCTTCTCAATTCCCTGCGGGCATCAGATAAAAGTTGTTCGCCAGGTTCTGTTGTTTTTAACCCGTTAAGTACAAGACGGAGCTTTTCGACTTTTTCAAATTCACTTTTACAATCAGTGCAGGAAACAATATGTTTATTAAGCTCGCGGCTTTCCTCTTCTGTCAGTTCATTGTATAGTGATAAGTCAATCCATTCTTTATATTTTTCGTGTTCCATTTTACCAACCATTTATCAATTTGATTTTTTATACTAAATGTTTTAGTTGTTCTCTAAGTTTTCTTGTAGCTGTAAACAGATATTTTTTAATTGCGCCTTCAGAGCAATTCATCATCACGGCAATCTCTTTTATTTTATGATCGTTTAAGTATTTGTAAGTAAAAGCTAACTTCTGCTGTGGGGATAATGTTTCAACCGCCAGCCACATTTTTTTTGATATTTCATTATTGTTTAACTGATCGTCAGCTTGATGTCCGGAAACAAGCGAATCACTTACCGGGCTATAATTATCATCGTCATCATAATCCTGGTTGATTGATACGTGCTCATGTTTTTTTTGACTTCTTTTAAATGAAATACAAACATTGGTAACAATGCGATACAGCCATGTAGAAAATTCACTTTTACCTTCAAAATATTTCAAACCTTTGTAAACCCGCATAAAAACTTCCTGGTAAATGTCTTTTGCATCTTCCCGGTTATTCCTGAATTTATAAGAAATAGCAAGAACATGTTTATCGTACCGATAAATCAGTTCTTCAAAAGCGGCCGTATTACCCTGCCTGGCTTTAAGTATTAATTGGTTTTCTTCAGCTGTCATTAACTCTATTGTTTATTTGCCGGTCACATAAGTTTAGACTTTGTAAAAATGAAATGGTTGTGGATAGACATGAAATTTTTCATGTAAAGTATTTCAAGGCGAAGAATACAAAAAACTGAACCCAGAAAACAGAATTCCGGAAACGGAGGCTGGGGAATTTTTAATTCTGCGTTCTGTTTTCTGAATTCTTAATTCTGCTTTGATATGTTCTTTTCATTTGTGCAATGTGAACTGGAATATGGTTTTCGTAAATTTTCAACCAGTCATCCATAGTCATAAGCCCGTTTTCTGAATGTTCAACAACATTTGCCCAAACTTTTTGAGGAAGATCTTTTATTAAATTGTAACTCATCAATCTTAAATATTTGAATAGCGCTAAAGCATCATCTGTACTTTGATTGTGGTAGTTTAAAGAATTTGCCCATAAATCCTGATCGTATCCTAACACGCCACTACCAGGTTCGGCAATAAATCTACGGCAGCGGGTGTAACTATTTGCTTCACTATCAGCAAGATGAATAATTATTTCGTGGATGCTCCACTCTGCAGGTGATGGTTTGTACTTCCACATTTCCTTTGGAAACTGTTTAAGCGCTTCTTCTAAATTATCGTATGCTTTTCCATACGATTCAATTTTTTCTTTTCTTTCTTCAGGTGTCATCTCTTCCTCCAATTTTTCTCTCTTCATCATACAAAAAAGAAAAATATTTTACAAGATAGATTTTGCAGTTTTTATTTATCTTGATAATTAATAGTGTTGTATTTAGATTGCAACACGTCTATAGGATTGTTTATTATGCCTACAGTTTTATTTTATCTGGGTTGGCGGTTCTTCTTTTTTGCTAACGAAGGAAATGAACCTATTCACATACATGCGGAAAAAGCTGATAAAAGTTGTAAATTTTGGTTAGATGTTGAAAGTTATGATATACTTCCTTCGGTTTCATATAAAATGAACCAAGGAGATTTAAATGAAGTAAGAAAAATAATATTCAAACACTTTGATCTTATAGTTGAAGCCTGGGAAGTATTTCAACGGAGAAGAAAAAATGAACAATAAAAAATTTCATATTATTAAGAATCTTCATTTTGAAAACGATATAATGAATATTGAGGTTGATGGAATAAGACACACCTTTAATTTAAAAAAGATTTCTAAACTTTTGCTTAATGCAAGCTGGATTGAACGAAATGCTTTCAAAATACACGAATCGGGTTATGGAATACACTGGCCCTTAATAGATGAGGATTTATCAATTGACGGATTACTTGCAGTTAAATCCAAACAACATCAATCGGCAAAACGAAAACACTCAAAGAGAAACAAATCGGGGGAAAAGTCCACAGAACAATTTATTGTTAAAGAAAAGGGAACTAGGTATTCGGGTAAGAAAGATTGATTCATTAACTTTCATTAAAATAAATGCAGCACCAAAATTCAACTCTATTTGCCAATTTCGATTTTACACAACTTAACTCTCCTGATTTTAAAGAAGATAGCGTTAGAGAAGTAATAATACTTCCAATTCTTAACCGGCTTGGTTATGATGACAAGAACATCGTCCGAAGTAAATCGCTCCTGCATCCATTCTTGAAGATCGGTTCCAAGAAACGTCCAGTTAATGTTATTCCAGATTATCTTCTTAAAGTTACAGATTATAATTATGCCTGGGTGCTTGATGCAAAGTCGCCTACAGAAGAAATTAAAACAGGCGATAACGTCGAACAGATTTTTAGTTATGCCATTCATCCGGAAATAAGAACAAAATATTTTGCATTGTGTAACGGAAAAGAATTTGTACTTTTCCGGCAGGATACAGAAAGACCATTAATTTATTTTGACGTTTCTGAAATCAATCGTTATTGGGAAAGACTTGAGACTTATCTCTCACCCGATTCCTTCCAAATTGGAAAAACAATTTCTTATAGTACAGTAAGAGAAGGCCAAATATCGTATGATGAGGATAAGTTTGATTATCTTAATCGCCCTTTGTTGAATGAAATTAAAGTTCAGAAACAAGCGGCTAAACGACACTTTGGCGTTCATGGATATTTTACTAAACAAGCATGGAATGTAGTACGAACTTATATAAATAATTTTTCTAAACCAGGTGATTTAGTATTGGATCCTTTTGGTGGAAGTGGCGTTACTGCTGTTGAAGCCTTAATGACAGACCGGAAAGCAATACACATCGACTTAAATCCAATGTCGGTTTTTATTGTTGAAAATATGATTGCCCCGGTAGAGATTCATAAATTATCTGAAGCGTTTGATAGAGTTAAAAATTCATTCGAGAAAGATTGTCCAACTACTAAAGCCGAAATTAAAAAAGCTCTTCAAACATATCCTTATCCAAAAGGATTTCAACTTCCTGGTGGTTCGGACGTACCGACAATTGAAAAACTTTTCAGCGAAAAACAATTGGCTCAGCTTGCTTTTTTAAAGCATTTAATTCTAAAAGAGAAAAATGAGAACATCAGGAAAAGTTTATTGCTCGCTTTTTCAAGTACTTTAACTGTTTCAAATTTAACTACTCACGCCGGTGAAAGTGGTGGTCCAAATTCTGGAGCTTTTGCATATTACAGATATAGAATTGCAAAAAAACCATCTGAATTTGAAGTTATCAATAGCTTCGAATCCAAATTCAAACGTGTTCTTGCAGCCAAAAAAGAAGTTGAAGTTAGGATCACTGAAGATACAATTAGCAATGGTCAAATAATAAAAGGTACCGCAACAGATTTGCATTGGATAAAATCCGAAAGTGTGGATTACATTTATACTGATCCTCCATACGGAAAGAAAATTCCGTATCTCGATTTATCAGTTATGTGGAATGCCTGGCTCGATTTGGATGTAACGGAAGAAGATTACCAGCAAGAAGCTATTGAAGGCGGTGAAAGAAATAAAACTAAAGATCAATATAGCAGTTTAATTTCTCAATCAATTCAGGAAATGTTCCGGGTTTTAAAATTTGATAGATGGATGAGTTTTGTTTTTGCTCATAAAGATCCGGAGTTCTGGCATTTGATTTTAGATACTGCAGAACGAGCCGGATTTGAATATGCCGGCGCAGTTAAGCAAGCAAACGGACAGACAAGTTTTAAGAAACGACAAAATCCATTTACTGTTTTATCAGGTCAACTGATTATCAACTTCAAAAAAGTTCGTAAACCTAAAACAATTCTTAAAGCAAACCTTGGAATGAACATAAGTGATATTGTTATGCAAACCATTGAGGGTATTATTGCAAAAAATAATGGCGCAAGTCTGGAACAAATAAACGATGAACTGATAATTAAAGGGCTTGAACTCGGATTCCTGGATTTATTGAAAAAGGAATACACAGATTTGACTCCGCTTTTATTGGATAGCTTTGATTATAATGATGAGACTGAGACATTTCATATTAGGCTTGATAAAAGATTTACAACTCACATCGATATAAATCTTAGAATTCAATACTATCTCATTTCTTTTCTTAGACGGCAACAGTTGGAGAACAAAACTCCAGCTTTTGATGAAATTATTTTTCATATAATGCCATTACTTCGGAACGGAGTTACACCGGAGAAACAGACTATCTTAAATGTTTTGGAAGACATTGCCGAAAGAATTGGGCTCGATTGTTGGCAGTTAAAACGAACCGGGCAATTAAAATTATTTATGTAATTTCAAAACCATTAAAATTGTCCATCTATAGTGGAGCGGTTTATTCCAATTCCCACAGATGAATCTGTGAGCTGCAGATCGAAAAAACTAACACGGATTTTGATTTCTTATAATTTTTCCCATCATTGCACCTGTGTGCTCACCATCTTTAATTACAAATTCTCCATTCATTATTACAAATGGAATTCCTTCCGGATATTGATGCGGTTGCAGGAATGTAGCTTTGTCTTGGATTTTATTGTAATCGAAAAGAACCAGGTCGGCAATCTTTCCTTTTTCAATTCTTCCACGGTTAGAAAAATTTAATTTGTCCGCCGGCATCGAGGTCATCTTCTTAATCATTTCTTCAAGAGTGCAGATTTTTCTTTCCCGTACATACTTTGCAATTACACGTGGAAATGTTCCGTATGCCCGCGGATGTGCAATATTTTTTGTCATCGGTGGATAAGGTGCATGCGCTCCTGCATCAGAAGCGATCATAACGCGTGGATGAGCTAAAATTTGTTCGGTGGATTTTTCTTCCATTCCAAATCCAACCATCATACAATTATTTTCCGAATCATTTATTACTTTTACCGCAGCATCATAAGAATCAATACCGAATTCTTTACCAATCTGCTCAATTGTCTTCCCCTGGTAATTTTTAAATTCATTTTTACCAATACCGGAAATCAAAACTCCGTTCCAGTCTCCATCAAGATTACTGATTTTTTTCTCGGCAAATTCTCTAAGTTTGCTATCAAGCGATTTATCTTTTAATCGTTCCAGAAATTTTTCTGTTCCACCATCTCTTGCCCAAAGTGGAAATAAGTTGGAGAGATTTGTATGATACGCAACATAAGGATAGCGATCCGCATGAACATCCAATCCTTCTTTAACTGCATTATCAATTTTTTCTAATGCTTTATCTGCTTTGTACCAATTGGATTTACCTGAAACTTTAAGATGAGAAATTAAAAGCCGCGATTCGGAATCTTTTGCAAT encodes the following:
- a CDS encoding D-aminoacylase, which produces MKISRRKFIQSSAIAGVSTVFLNACSSSTFLRSKEFDLLIKNGNVIDGTGKPEFLADVGIKDGKIFEIGKFSEENALSVIDAKGLKVVPGFIDIHSHTDVDLIINPKAESKIRQGVTTEIAGQDGDSWGPFGGPELDRKLKIFKEEYGEDINWRSMGEFLNAFTAKKFSVNIATLVGLGTVREYVVGVDDRLATADEIKRMQDEVVKAIEQGAIGVSTGLEYTPGSFASTDELILLCKAAPKNFRLYSTHMRNEDNTVLEAIDEAIKIAKDSESRLLISHLKVSGKSNWYKADKALEKIDNAVKEGLDVHADRYPYVAYHTNLSNLFPLWARDGGTEKFLERLKDKSLDSKLREFAEKKISNLDGDWNGVLISGIGKNEFKNYQGKTIEQIGKEFGIDSYDAAVKVINDSENNCMMVGFGMEEKSTEQILAHPRVMIASDAGAHAPYPPMTKNIAHPRAYGTFPRVIAKYVRERKICTLEEMIKKMTSMPADKLNFSNRGRIEKGKIADLVLFDYNKIQDKATFLQPHQYPEGIPFVIMNGEFVIKDGEHTGAMMGKIIRNQNPC